One Camarhynchus parvulus chromosome 26, STF_HiC, whole genome shotgun sequence genomic window carries:
- the LOC115913673 gene encoding basic salivary proline-rich protein 1-like isoform X1 codes for MAAKRIPQLVGPSGRMFHPPGCRRNFPREPAPWWDGPWPCPPDGPEDTWDEPPWDEPPWDEPPWDEPPWDRPAWDGPAWEQQPRRCQRRRRPPSPRAFPGTGDVRWHEEEEDRRWAPPECPAPPPWDDRAAVAGAEDGFGECWYLDPPPDPWPEYPEEEQPQPWPRSGPAGNPGNYHQHRRPWSHRPAGRRRSHPRHLLLVPRAWCPRPSRGHKPRSKPSCPAPSSRSQPRARKEPQPPEPAQPPAPPPGAAERQEQPQDVPVGTGNVLEPPSPARSPLESPAADPGAAELQVELGAGQSPVGSQDQDPCAPGTDPAPPEETSRNPEIQEHLEVGPCSVPKAGSGHRSHPQSPAAPPDRAKREILESSCSGEAGAELSPHSWEQPPCGAGETEAEAAQAGPLQSLQPPENPQLPPASAAEPKAQPSQASPGACTPPETCPGSQCPPGAGDTNLAVCAQQQLCPELPTPFPAGIDSRSAAVLRRKAKIELSYQQFSLSIAVVATMLLHKEPSMEAALGVALRANLRQGRLQHLQQLEEFIDSLDSTGSPSL; via the exons ATGGCAGCAAAG CGGATCCCGCAGCTCGTGGGGCCCTCGGGAAGGATGTTCCACCCGCCGGGCTGCAGGAGGAACTTCCCCAGGGAG CCCGCCCCGTGGTGGGATGGACCATGGCCATGTCCCCCTGATGGCCCTGAGGACACCTGGGATGAACCACCCTGGGATGAACCACCCTGGGATGAACCACCCTGGGATGAACCACCCTGGGACAGGCCAGCCTGGGATGggccagcctgggagcagcagcccaggagatGCCAGCGCAGGAGGCGCCCG cccagccccagagccttccctggcactggggacgTCCGGTGgcacgaggaggaggaggacaggagGTGGGCACCCCCCGAGTGCCCCGCGCCACCCCCGTGGGATGACAGAGCAGCcgtggcaggagctgaggatggcTTTGGGGAGTGCTGGTACCTG gATCCACCTCCCGACCCCTGGCCTGAGTACCccgaggaggagcagccccagccctggccccgcTCCGGCCCTGCAGG GAACCCAGGGAATTACCACCAACACCGCCGGCCCTGGAGCCACCGCCCGGCCGGGAGACGACGGAGCCACCCCCGGCACCTGCTCCTGGTGCCCCGGGCGTGGTGTCCCCGACCCTCCCGAG ggcaCAAGCCACGCTCCAAGCCCTCCTGTCCTGCCCcctccagcaggagccagcccagggccaggaAGGAGCCGCAGCCCCCggagcctgcccagccccctgctcctcccccaggagctgcagagaggcaggaaCAGCCGCAG GATGTGCCAGTGGGGACTGGGAATGTTCTGGAGCCCCCCAGTCCGGCCAGGAGCCCTCTggagagcccagctgctgatcctggtgctgcagagctgcag gtggagctgggagctgggcagagccctgtgggCAGCCAGGATCAGgatccctgtgctccaggaacagaTCCAGCCCCTCCAGAGGAGACCTCCAGGAATCCTGAGATCCAGGAGCACCTTGAG GTGGGGCCCTGCAGCGTCCCCAAGGCTGGCAGCGGTCACAGGTCAcatccccagagcccagcagcccctccagaCCGTGCCAAGAGGGAAATCCTGgaatccagctgctctggggaggcaggggctgagctcagccctcaTTCCTGGGAACAGCCaccctgtggggctggagaaactgaggcagaagctgcccaggctggg cctctgcagagccttcagCCTCCTGAAAACCCTCAGCTTCCTCCAGCATCTGCAGCAGAACCCAAAGCTCAGCCCAGCCAAGCTTCTCCTGGTGCCTGCACCCCACCAGAGACCTGCCCGGGGtcccagtgcccacctgggGCTGGTGACACCAATCTG gctgtgtgtgcccagcagcagctctgcccagagctccccacGCCATTCCCAGCTGGCATCGACTCCCgctctgctgctgtcctcaGAAGGAAGGCAAAGATCGAGCTG tcGTACCAGCAGTTCAGCCTGAGCATCGCCGTGGTGGCCACGATGCTGCTGCACAAGGAGCCCTCGATGGAGGCGGCGCTGGGGGTGGCGCTCAGGGCCAACCTGCGCCAGGGCcgcctgcagcacctgcagcagctggaggagttCATCGACAGCCTCGACTCCACgggctcccccagcctctga
- the LOC115913673 gene encoding basic proline-rich protein-like isoform X2: MDHGHVPLMALRTPGMNHPGMNHPGMNHPGMNHPGTGQPGMGQPGSSSPGDASAGGARPAPEPSLALGTSGGTRRRRTGGGHPPSAPRHPRGMTEQPWQELRMALGSAGTWIHLPTPGLSTPRRSSPSPGPAPALQGHKPRSKPSCPAPSSRSQPRARKEPQPPEPAQPPAPPPGAAERQEQPQDVPVGTGNVLEPPSPARSPLESPAADPGAAELQVELGAGQSPVGSQDQDPCAPGTDPAPPEETSRNPEIQEHLEVGPCSVPKAGSGHRSHPQSPAAPPDRAKREILESSCSGEAGAELSPHSWEQPPCGAGETEAEAAQAGPLQSLQPPENPQLPPASAAEPKAQPSQASPGACTPPETCPGSQCPPGAGDTNLAVCAQQQLCPELPTPFPAGIDSRSAAVLRRKAKIELSYQQFSLSIAVVATMLLHKEPSMEAALGVALRANLRQGRLQHLQQLEEFIDSLDSTGSPSL; the protein is encoded by the exons ATGGACCATGGCCATGTCCCCCTGATGGCCCTGAGGACACCTGGGATGAACCACCCTGGGATGAACCACCCTGGGATGAACCACCCTGGGATGAACCACCCTGGGACAGGCCAGCCTGGGATGggccagcctgggagcagcagcccaggagatGCCAGCGCAGGAGGCGCCCG cccagccccagagccttccctggcactggggacgTCCGGTGgcacgaggaggaggaggacaggagGTGGGCACCCCCCGAGTGCCCCGCGCCACCCCCGTGGGATGACAGAGCAGCcgtggcaggagctgaggatggcTTTGGGGAGTGCTGGTACCTG gATCCACCTCCCGACCCCTGGCCTGAGTACCccgaggaggagcagccccagccctggccccgcTCCGGCCCTGCAGG ggcaCAAGCCACGCTCCAAGCCCTCCTGTCCTGCCCcctccagcaggagccagcccagggccaggaAGGAGCCGCAGCCCCCggagcctgcccagccccctgctcctcccccaggagctgcagagaggcaggaaCAGCCGCAG GATGTGCCAGTGGGGACTGGGAATGTTCTGGAGCCCCCCAGTCCGGCCAGGAGCCCTCTggagagcccagctgctgatcctggtgctgcagagctgcag gtggagctgggagctgggcagagccctgtgggCAGCCAGGATCAGgatccctgtgctccaggaacagaTCCAGCCCCTCCAGAGGAGACCTCCAGGAATCCTGAGATCCAGGAGCACCTTGAG GTGGGGCCCTGCAGCGTCCCCAAGGCTGGCAGCGGTCACAGGTCAcatccccagagcccagcagcccctccagaCCGTGCCAAGAGGGAAATCCTGgaatccagctgctctggggaggcaggggctgagctcagccctcaTTCCTGGGAACAGCCaccctgtggggctggagaaactgaggcagaagctgcccaggctggg cctctgcagagccttcagCCTCCTGAAAACCCTCAGCTTCCTCCAGCATCTGCAGCAGAACCCAAAGCTCAGCCCAGCCAAGCTTCTCCTGGTGCCTGCACCCCACCAGAGACCTGCCCGGGGtcccagtgcccacctgggGCTGGTGACACCAATCTG gctgtgtgtgcccagcagcagctctgcccagagctccccacGCCATTCCCAGCTGGCATCGACTCCCgctctgctgctgtcctcaGAAGGAAGGCAAAGATCGAGCTG tcGTACCAGCAGTTCAGCCTGAGCATCGCCGTGGTGGCCACGATGCTGCTGCACAAGGAGCCCTCGATGGAGGCGGCGCTGGGGGTGGCGCTCAGGGCCAACCTGCGCCAGGGCcgcctgcagcacctgcagcagctggaggagttCATCGACAGCCTCGACTCCACgggctcccccagcctctga